A segment of the Zingiber officinale cultivar Zhangliang chromosome 8B, Zo_v1.1, whole genome shotgun sequence genome:
AGATATATCATATGCCAACAGGACAAGCTGATATCaactttatttcttgtttactTTCACTGTAAAAATGAACAATTTGTGATGTAAAAATGTAAAACATTATCCTATGAGGAAATTCATCTGCTCGACTCTCTAAATATTTTTCTGGGACTTCAAAAAGGTCCATTGCAACAAAAACTATATTGTAAAGTATCCTTGCATGCCAATGTTTTGATCTTCAGCCAAAATGGTACAATTTCAGTGCCATGCTATGCTGGCATTTGGTGCACTTTAAAATGTGCTGATATCAACCTAAATTAGTTGCACTCCTATAATCCCTTTCAAATTAAGTGATTAACTTATAAATATAAGctaattgaaattagataatcaatcaaattaaaattttggatcaACAAGTTACAAAATATATATCAagtatttcaattaataattatATCTTACTAATATCAAAATAAGCATCAAATCAAACAACTGGTTATTGTAATATCCTAAGAGTGCTGATTCTTGAAACATCTAGTGGAATCATTCAATAACACTCTCAGGGTATCTAAGATTAGAATTGATTTCTCTGTATGTATATAAATATAGCTTCAAACCACTAAAAGGCCTTGGACAAATAGAATTGAAATTAGAATAAACTTAGGTACAAAATATCAATGCATCTCGATTTCTTTGACTCCAGCATTCCTTCTCTTTGTTGTCAGTGCTCCAATTGGTACTTACCTCTTTCACTCCCCTCTCCTTTTATAGTATTTGATCTACTTCCCATCACTGCTAAATTAAATGGTCATGGATAGACCAAACCATCCAAGATAGTCCATGGCTCTATCAATACCACCAAAACTGTGTCAGCATAGGCATTCCTCTAAAATTTGCCCATGCCAATAGTTTTAGCCAAGTCAACTGGTAATGATCAGCACTTGAAATTATGATAAGAACATTCTTCCACCTCTTTCCTAAACTTATACACCTCTTATTCCGACCAAGGTTTCCACTTTCCAGGTTCTTAGTCACTTTAAGTTTTACGATCACAATTATTATTCTGGTCATCACATGCAAAACCACCATATTAAAGcaataagggggtgtttggttgatgggtttgggaatgagggaatgaaatgatagtaaaagatagtgtttggattgtgagtTTGGGAATAACAATTTGGGAATGATTTCtaaatttatgggaatcaacaaaACCCATATAACTAGGTGAGTTTCATTCCCattcccattctcattccaccttactatcaaactcatacccatagtcattctcatcatttaaccaaacgccccctaagtatAACAAGGACAACcagtagaaaaaaaataattcatgatagaatgCAGGTAAAGGTCAAGAAAACCTCTGTATTATTCTTGAAAGATCCAGAAGACTTTCTTTGGGCCTGAACAAGCGCAAGAAGCAAGCGGTATGCTTCAACTGCATCCACAGGTAGAGACTGAGCCACTTTTAACTTTGCCTTGATTCTCAATAACGGTCCTTGTTCCCATTTACCAGTTTCATCCAGAGCTGCATCTGTTACAATTTCAGCCTCTGAGTAACGTTGCTGAGCAGATAAAACCAGAGCGAGCAATTTCCATCCTTTGGATACCGATCCACCAGTTGCATCAATATATTCTTTTGCACATCTGAGTCCTGAATTTGTATTTCTTTGCTCAGCATATTCAAGTCCTAGGTCGAAAAGTATATCTGGGTTATCGAGGTCAATAGAAATTGCCTCATCTAATGATTTCAAGGCTTCACTTTGCAAGCTTGACCTTTCATGATCTGAAGAAGCAATCTTAGCTTGCTTTCCAAGACAAATCCCTAGAAAACGAAGACCTATACTTCTTAGATGCTCATCTGCAACTTGAGCGTTTGCTATAGCTCTCCGTGCATATTCTACTCCAGAAGAAGAAAGAGAATTATGCTCACTACAGATCTTAGCAGCCAATAGCAATGCCATGATATCATTAGGACTTTCATCTTTGTTTAATGACTTCCTTAATAAGTTCAATGCAGAAAGACTTTGACCTACAGTACTATAGCAAAGAGCCAAGCTGTACCACCTATCACACCGTGGATATATTCCAGGCATGACCTCTTCAAAGTGTCTAGCAAGGACAGAAGTTTGACCACATATAGAGAGTGCAAAAGAAAGATGCTCGATCACTGAAGGATCCCACTGGGCCTTGCCCAGAGACCATTTTCTTAACACTAGCATTAGGAGTAAAATAGCCTCTTCCATATTATTTTTTGGAACAAATGCACCATCAACTTGGGAAGCCAAACTAGGTGGGCTAGCCTCCACTCCACCATACAATAAAAGTACAGCAAATCTTTTCTGAATCCTTGCACAGCAGTCATCATCAAGATTCCATTGACTTAGGAGTGCACGACGGTATGAAGCAAAGGCTTCCTGATAGCACCCAGCTTGCTTATAGAGCTCCGGAAGTAGCTCCACTGCTCTACTAACTGTTTCCTGTAATTTCTGCTCAACT
Coding sequences within it:
- the LOC122015898 gene encoding protein NPG1-like codes for the protein MNVDMGIGDLEGDGGGGEEDVVPTKEDIHVDKLSEETAEVVEAKPDDGNIREAESSLQEGLSLNYEEARALLGRLEYQRGNIEAAVRVFDGIDLQAAIQRLQSSNGDKAPAKRNRSRSDSVHMPSQHAATLVLEAIYLKSMSLRKLGKAAEAARECSSVLDAVEKMFQPGIPDFSVEQKLQETVSRAVELLPELYKQAGCYQEAFASYRRALLSQWNLDDDCCARIQKRFAVLLLYGGVEASPPSLASQVDGAFVPKNNMEEAILLLMLVLRKWSLGKAQWDPSVIEHLSFALSICGQTSVLARHFEEVMPGIYPRCDRWYSLALCYSTVGQSLSALNLLRKSLNKDESPNDIMALLLAAKICSEHNSLSSSGVEYARRAIANAQVADEHLRSIGLRFLGICLGKQAKIASSDHERSSLQSEALKSLDEAISIDLDNPDILFDLGLEYAEQRNTNSGLRCAKEYIDATGGSVSKGWKLLALVLSAQQRYSEAEIVTDAALDETGKWEQGPLLRIKAKLKVAQSLPVDAVEAYRLLLALVQAQRKSSGSFKNNTEIEDDKVNEFEVWQGLANLYSSLSHWKDAEICLDKAREMKPFSASILHTEGCIFEACGETYQAALGTYCKALSVELDHVPCKVSIGALLSRKGSKSLPVARSFLSAALKLEPTNRSAWYHLGLIHKEEGRLSDAADCFQAASLLEESDPIESFRSIA